The segment ACCGGGTTGTTCTTGGTCCGGCGCGAGAGAACCTGGATGACACGCCGGATCTCGTCGTCGCGTCCGATCACCGGGTCAAGTTTCTGTGCTCTGGCTGAGGCGGTGAGATCGCGCCCGTATTGCTCCAGCGCATTGAAGGCCGATTCGGGATCGGTGCTGGTGACGCGCTGGTTGCCGCGGATCTCGGTGAGGGCGGCGAGCATGGCATCCCGCGTGGCTCCCAAGCCTCGCAATGCGCCTCCGACCGGGCCCCTGGCAGCCGCCATCGCCAGCAGCAAGTGCTCGACGCTGACGTAGTCGTCTTTGAAGCTGATGCGCTGTTCGTCTGCTTCTTCGAAGAGCTGCAGCGACGCTTTCGAAAGGTGTGGTTCCTCTCCGCCGTACACGCTCGGCAGTCCCGCCAGCAGGTATTCGAGGTTTTTCTTGAGTTCGGCCGGTGCCGCCCCGACCCGGTCGAGCAGTGGGTAGACGATGCCGTCCGTCTGGCCGAGGAGTGCACTGAGGATATGGGCGGGTTCGACGTACTGGTGATGTCGCGATGTCGCGATGGCCTTGCCGTCGAGAATGCTGCGTTGGGTTGCGTTGGTGAGTCGTTCGAAGTTCATGGTTGTCTCTCTACAGGGAAACCGCTGGGTAAGCGTTTCCATTCCAGGAAATCTAAGTCACATGCTATCAGATTTGAGGAGGATGCCATCGAGGGAAAGACACCGGCCCAATCAGCCTCAACCGTCACCCTGGTGATGCAGTTGCTGCATGCCAACTCGGCCGGATTCATCCACGGCGGCGAGATCATGAAACTGGTCGAATACGACCGCCGGTGTGGCGTCGATGCGGCACTGCAACGGTCGGGTGGTCACCGTTGAGGTCGACTCGCTCACGTTCCTGGCGCCTGTGCATATCGGTGAACTCGTCACGTTGAACGCGGTGGTTACCCAGGCGTGGCGGTCGTCGATGGAGGTCGAAGTTGACGTGTGGAGAGAGGACCCGAGGACGGGCGATCGAGAGCAAACGACCACCGCCTACCTGACCATGGTGGCGGTTGATGAGAGGGGGCGGCCCGTACCGGTCCCGCCGCTCATTGCAGACACAGAGGATGATGTCAGGCGTCAGCGGGCCGCCGACGTCCGTCGCGAGGAACGCATTCGGATTCGAAAACGACTCGAGGACGAAGCTCAGTCCTGATCTGCGAGATCGTTTATGCCGGTCGACTTCAGCGAAACATGGCCGGCTAGCCCAGCATCAACTCCAGGCGGCGGTTGACTGCGTCGAGGACGGCGCGAGCTGTGGCTTTGGCCGGGTCGTTCTCCCTGATGACGGCGCTGCCTACGAGCGAGTCGAGTGATCCTTCCAGCCTGACTTCGGCGATGGCCACGCGAGCGGTCCCCAGGTCTGTGGTGGCGACGCCGCTCAGGTCGAGGCGGGTGCCGTCACCGATGATCCGTTCGACGGCACGCAGGGTCGCCTCGCCGACAAGCCGGGGCCTTGCAGTTTCCTGGGACGAGCCGATCGAATCCCCGTCGTAGGGGATGTCGTTCCAGGCTAGAACGATACGAACCCGTGCCTCGTTGTCGGTCACCTGCTCATCGAGCATGGCCAGTGCGGGACGCTGGAATCTCATAACGGCAACGGTAGCGCGTTGAGACCGTCGTGGCATCTCATGCGGGCACCGATCGTGCGCTTGCCCATCGGCGTAGCGCCGAGATCTCCTCTGCCCTGGCGACCGAGAGGGGGACGGTGCTCTGCATTTCGATGGCGATGTCACGGGTCGCCATGTCCCGGTCTTTGGCGAACGCCCGGTAGAGGGCTCCGACTACTGCCGCTTCGATCTCGGCGCCGGAGAACCCATCAGACAGCCGGGTGAGTGCAACGAGGTCGAAGGCTTCGGGGTTCCGGCCGCGTTCGGTGAGGTGCACTCCGAGAATTGCTGTCCGGGCGTCGTCGTTGGGGAGGTCGACGAAGAAGATCTCATCGAACCGACCTTTGCGGAGGAGTTCCGGTGGAAGGCTCGAGACGTCGTTGGCTGTGGCCACCAGGAACACGCCGTCCGGCCGATCCTGCATCCACCGCAAGAAGGTGCCGAGCAACCTCCGGCTGACCCCGCCGTCACCATCCCCGGAGGTGGCGAGGCCCTTCTCGATCTCGTCGATCCACAAGAC is part of the Acidimicrobiia bacterium genome and harbors:
- a CDS encoding hotdog domain-containing protein, with amino-acid sequence MRHCNGRVVTVEVDSLTFLAPVHIGELVTLNAVVTQAWRSSMEVEVDVWREDPRTGDREQTTTAYLTMVAVDERGRPVPVPPLIADTEDDVRRQRAADVRREERIRIRKRLEDEAQS